DNA from Brassica napus cultivar Da-Ae chromosome C4, Da-Ae, whole genome shotgun sequence:
AAAAGCGAAGTTTAAAACGAGGTTTTCTAAAATCGAAGTTTAAAACAAGGttttccaaaatcaaaacttaaCTACCACAACCTAGCAAGATCTACATACTGAACTACACTTGCTACTAGGACATAAAGTCCACACACCACACAACAAAGAAGGTTGCACACGcaacacaacaacaaaacaaagcAATACAACACAACAATCAAAACACACAAAGAGAAGGATCAGCACCCAACTACCTTAGCTCACACGAGCTCAACGAAGGGGGTTCCTAAATTGGTCAAGGTTTCTACAGTTTGAACCTTCTGTTGCAGATGAGGCCGATCGGGCAAGGCTGGCAGGGGGAACGACGGAGATGGGTACGGCTCGATTCACGCTGTTCAATGGGCAGTCTGCGACGAAGTGTCCACGAGTTTCACACGAACTGCAGATCAGATAAGCACTCAAATCTGGCTGACTCTTAATCCTAGTGCACACCCAAGTGCGATGGTCAACTGCTCCACACATATTGCATCCCTTCCCGGTTGGAACATCACGAGAGTCTTCAACATTTGAGGCTGGTCCTCCACTAGTACTTCCTTTCTCAACTTGTCTTCCTAGAGCTCCACTTGTTCTGGTCGTCCCATTCTGAGTACTCTCCATCATCTGATCTTCCTTTCTGGTTTCTTGTTGAACTTCCATATTCACTTCCCTTGCTTCTTTTCCGACTTCCGGATCGGTTAGTGATGACTCCGTTGGCATTGGCGAGTAATGGTACTCGTAGTATGGGTCAGAGGATTGCCCAATACTTTCCATGCTGAAATCGAGAGATCCTCCAAGTGAGAACGCTGGACTCCAAGCTGGCATTGGGATCCATGGACTGTTCTCTCGAGAACTGATGTCGACAATGTTGATGGCCACCGTGCTGTCTGATGAGATCTCGATGACTTCAGGCAGTGGTGGTTCAATGATCTCCACATCAGATGAACTGATCTCCATTGACTCCCAAAACTCGTCGCCATAGCCGTACTGGAAGTTGAATGACTCGGATGATGCTTGCGGAATGGCTTCCACACCTTGGAAAAACGTTCACGCCCTCCAGATGATCAGATTCTTCTTCAATGTCTTCAAGTGCTTCAGCCTCTTCAAACTCTGATGATCCTGTCTCATGCGAACTCTCAGTGCTCTCAACCACATTCTCGTTTTCGAAGTTGGAATCAGACTCTGACTCGCTGGATGAACTCGATTCGCTTGACCCATCATAACTGGCTGCTCCAGACACTTGCCCATTTCTGCGTAACCGTACCACATTCCTTATCCTCGATGCACTTCCACCCTGTCGATTACCAACACCAGAAACTGCAACTCAAGATAAGGGTAAGGTCCTGAATTCCCAAAAAACTGATCTATTATTCCTAGTCCTAAGCAGAGGACGTGCCAGTTCCCTAGTGATGTTGTTTGCGACTccttttgactcgataaaaacatatgaaaaccCGCAAACGAAAGCACGGTATCTCAACCATGCTCTGATAGTACAATCTGTAACACCCCCGGACCGTCCTAGGTCGGACTAACCCTGGAACGACCCGGAAGTGCCACAGGGTTGACGACAGTCAGTCCGACCAAGACTTCAAACGTATTTCAAAGTCTCGACCAGTCCGACCACGATACCGTCCCTCTCGACCTCGGCCTAAGGCTTGCCAACCCGTACCTCTGCCAAGAGTTGTGTTAAGTTCGGACAAAACTATATATCAGCGTTCAACGgggattttattaaataaaacatacttttattaattttacagAGTCGGGAACTCGactaatgtttttaaatataaaaacaaagagaaaataacGAGTCAAATGGGTACCCATGAAAATCAAAACGAGAGAAAATATAAACATCTTGCTCCTTGCAAACAACACCGGAAAACTACGCCTGGCCTCGTCCTCCGCACCCCGCTAACGTCCGACCCTCTAAGATTACCTGCAAAGTAAAGGGGGAATAAGTAATCATAGATTACTTAGTGAGTTCCCAGATAAAACAACAACGACCCCTTTTCCCTTTGCTCaaacaaaagaaatacaaacaagCAAGCAATGCGGAAAAGTAAACAAGCAATGCAATAACTTAAACATAAATGCAATGCAACTACTCTACACATGAATGCAATGCTCCTAATCTACACCCCAGTCTCACCCCGAGACCCTAGACACTAACTCTAGGACactctagactcaatcctagACTCGACTagactaaaaataaaataaaacactcaAAGGATGGAGCGAAGCTACACATCCCGGGATCCCTCACACCACGGAGCCCTTCACCTCTCCACCCTGA
Protein-coding regions in this window:
- the LOC125585308 gene encoding uncharacterized protein LOC125585308, which gives rise to MEISSSDVEIIEPPLPEVIEISSDSTVAINIVDISSRENSPWIPMPAWSPAFSLGGSLDFSMESIGQSSDPYYEYHYSPMPTESSLTDPEVGKEAREVNMEVQQETRKEDQMMESTQNGTTRTSGALGRQVEKGSTSGGPASNVEDSRDVPTGKGCNMCGAVDHRTWVCTRIKSQPDLSAYLICSSCETRGHFVADCPLNSVNRAVPISVVPPASLARSASSATEGSNCRNLDQFRNPLR